From the Selenomonas sp. oral taxon 920 genome, the window TCTGGTATGATTTCTGGTTCGTCGTTGAACAGGGCGCATGGACGGTGTTCGCGCAGATGCCCATTCTCTTCGCGATCGCCGTTCCCATCGGCTTTGCGAAGAAAGAACCCGCGCGCTGTGCGATGGAATCATTTGTCATCTATATGCTGTTCAACTACTTTATCTCCGCGTTCCTCACGCTCCACGGCAGCGCATTTGGCGTGGACTACAGCCAGCAGGCGGGGCCCGGCACAGGGCTCGCGATGATCGCGAATATCAAGACGCTCGACATGGGTATGCTCGGCGCGATCTTCATCGCCTGCTGCACGGCGTTCCTGCACAACCGCTTCTATGACACGAACATCCCCGACTGGCTCGGTATCTTCAAAGGTCCCGCGTTCGTCGTGGCGATCGGCTTCGTCGTTATGATCCCGATGGCACTTCTCTTCTGCATCGTCTGGCCGGCGGTACAGCACGCCATCGAGCAGTTCCAGTTCTTCCTCAAGACCAGCGGCATCATCGGCGTCTGGGCATACACGTTCTCGGAGAAAATGCTCCTGCCGGCAGGTCTGCATCACTTCATCTACCTCCCGTTCATCTTCGGTCCTGCGGTCGTCGACGGCGGCATTCAGGCGTATTGGCTCGGGCATATCAACGACTTTATGGTCAGCGGACAGTCGCTCCGTGAGCTCTTCCCCGAGGGCGGCTTTGCCCTCCACGGCAGCGGCAAGGTCTTCGGTCTGCCGGGCGCAGCACTCGCGATCTATATGTGCGCAAAGCCCGAAAAGCGCAAGAAGACGGCAGCGCTCCTCATCCCCGCAACGATCACGGCGGTGCTCTGCGGCATCACCGAGCCGCTCGAGTTCACCTTCCTCTTCGTCGCACCGCTTCTCTATCTCCTGCACGCCGCTCTCTCGGCGACGCTCTCCGCAACGCTCTATGCGATCGGGCTCTCGGGCAACTTCGGCGGCGGTCTCATCGACTGCTTCGTTCAGAACTGGATTCCGCTCTTCCCGTATCACTATGCGACATACCTCACGCAGATCGGCGTCGGCCTCTGCTTCACCGCGATCTACTTCTTCGTCTTCCGCTTTGTCATTCAGCTCAAGGATTACAAGACACCCGGCCGTACGGACGACGGCGTAGAGGACAAGCTCTTCACGAAGGCGGACTACAAGGCAAAACAGGCGGGTGCAGCAGGTGCTGCGGCAGCCGCTCCCGGCATGAAGCTCGATGAGCGCGATGTCAAGGCGCGCGCCTTCCTCGACGGTCTCGGCGGCGCGGCAAACATCAAGGACGTGACGAACTGCGCAACGCGTCTGCGCGTCACGGTCAACGATCCCGAACTCGTCGCTCCGACGGGTGCATTCACCGAGGCGGGCGCACATGGTCTTGTCCGCAACGGTCACGCATTCCAAGTCATCGTCGGTCTCTCCGTCCCGCAGATCCGCGAGCGCTTCGAGGCACTCATGACCGCTCCTGCCTCCGATGTGGACGAGGTCGCGGTCGGCACAGAGAAATCCTTTGCCATTACGGCTGTTACAACGGGTCATATCATCGACATGAGCGAGGTCAAGGACGAGATGTTCTCGCAGAAGATGATGGGCGACGGCGTTGCGGTCGAGCCGACGGAGGGCGTTGTGGTCGCTCCTGCAGATGCTGAGGTCACGATGGTCATGGAGGACAGCCGCCATGCGGTCGGCCTCCGTATGGACAAC encodes:
- a CDS encoding alpha-glucoside-specific PTS transporter subunit IIBC: MALSKDVIMQNMQRFGGAMYTPVILFAFFGLTVAVSIVCKNEGLLGSLAAQGTLWYDFWFVVEQGAWTVFAQMPILFAIAVPIGFAKKEPARCAMESFVIYMLFNYFISAFLTLHGSAFGVDYSQQAGPGTGLAMIANIKTLDMGMLGAIFIACCTAFLHNRFYDTNIPDWLGIFKGPAFVVAIGFVVMIPMALLFCIVWPAVQHAIEQFQFFLKTSGIIGVWAYTFSEKMLLPAGLHHFIYLPFIFGPAVVDGGIQAYWLGHINDFMVSGQSLRELFPEGGFALHGSGKVFGLPGAALAIYMCAKPEKRKKTAALLIPATITAVLCGITEPLEFTFLFVAPLLYLLHAALSATLSATLYAIGLSGNFGGGLIDCFVQNWIPLFPYHYATYLTQIGVGLCFTAIYFFVFRFVIQLKDYKTPGRTDDGVEDKLFTKADYKAKQAGAAGAAAAAPGMKLDERDVKARAFLDGLGGAANIKDVTNCATRLRVTVNDPELVAPTGAFTEAGAHGLVRNGHAFQVIVGLSVPQIRERFEALMTAPASDVDEVAVGTEKSFAITAVTTGHIIDMSEVKDEMFSQKMMGDGVAVEPTEGVVVAPADAEVTMVMEDSRHAVGLRMDNGAELLIHIGVDTVKLEGKGFELLVKMGDRVKAGAPLVKFDRDVIHAAGYQDTVIMAVTNSAEYPLMKKMTDMDAKAGETPVLTF